A genomic region of Desulfobacterales bacterium contains the following coding sequences:
- a CDS encoding N-6 DNA methylase: protein MAQLEHIDAIEKRLWNAADTLRANSNYASNEYFLPVMGLIFLRHAYSRFLAVKDDIEANLPKRGGKTRPLTKEDFSQKSSIFLRPKAQFDYLVALTDSDDRARAIVEAMESIESDYENLRGALPKSEYQELSNSVLGQLLRTLNPDELKRISGDVFGRIYEYFLTQFADQKAHDGGEFFTPVSLVSLIANVLEPEGGTVLDPACGSGGMFVQSARVVERHHENPSEKLTFYGLEKNATTIRLSKMNLAVHGLEGDIQKAITYYDDPHELLGKADFVMANPPFNVDEIDADQLKNDPRLPFGLPGVNKKKKVSNGNYVWISYFYSYLGEKGRAGFVMSSQSSSAGRDEAKVRQKLIETGDVDIMIAIRSNFFYTRTVPCELWFLNRDKPATLRNKVLMIDARNIYRKVTRKIYDFSPEQERNILAIVWLYRGQTDKYLNLVADYCRKILEEAAACFKAADADGEVIEPLPGFLAALDVLLTILKPCLKELPKDGPHSEVKKELDQALRVFKADVTKFEKTFAEQQIAWKKQKTGNGTLKRAVERLSPLAETSRDLIKQTDMVHKLASTLVEVVQKAPSPQTSPKGKGDNGNVAIRNQLKQLEQTRAKAVEYLKQVRYFWKQARWLTERFPDAELCDIEGLVKLVDRSDIEASDWSLTPGRYVGVAPEAEDENFDFEEALREIHAELEDLNAEAVQLAETIKRKFQGLGI, encoded by the coding sequence ATGGCACAGCTCGAGCACATCGATGCCATTGAGAAACGTCTCTGGAATGCTGCGGATACGCTGCGTGCCAATTCAAACTATGCCAGCAACGAATATTTCCTGCCTGTAATGGGTCTGATCTTCCTGCGCCATGCCTACAGTCGTTTTCTGGCCGTAAAGGATGATATCGAAGCCAACCTGCCCAAGCGCGGCGGCAAGACCCGGCCTCTGACCAAAGAAGATTTTTCCCAGAAAAGCTCTATATTCCTAAGACCCAAGGCCCAGTTCGACTATCTAGTGGCGTTAACGGACAGTGACGATCGCGCCAGGGCCATCGTCGAAGCCATGGAATCAATCGAAAGTGATTACGAGAACCTTCGCGGCGCCCTGCCCAAGAGCGAATATCAGGAATTGTCCAACAGTGTCCTCGGCCAGCTCCTTCGGACGCTCAATCCGGATGAACTCAAGCGGATATCCGGCGATGTGTTTGGCCGCATCTACGAGTACTTCCTGACACAGTTTGCCGACCAGAAGGCCCACGACGGCGGCGAGTTTTTCACACCCGTCTCGCTGGTCTCTTTGATTGCCAACGTGCTGGAACCCGAAGGCGGAACCGTGCTGGACCCAGCCTGCGGTTCCGGCGGCATGTTCGTGCAAAGCGCGCGTGTCGTGGAGCGACATCACGAAAACCCTTCCGAAAAGCTGACCTTCTACGGTCTGGAAAAAAACGCCACAACGATTCGACTATCCAAAATGAACCTGGCCGTCCACGGCCTGGAAGGCGATATCCAGAAGGCCATCACTTATTATGATGATCCGCATGAATTGCTGGGTAAGGCGGATTTTGTCATGGCCAATCCGCCCTTTAATGTGGATGAGATCGACGCTGACCAGCTCAAGAACGATCCGCGCCTCCCCTTCGGCCTGCCCGGCGTGAACAAAAAGAAAAAGGTGAGCAACGGCAACTATGTCTGGATCAGCTATTTTTACAGCTACTTGGGCGAAAAAGGCCGGGCCGGATTTGTCATGTCCTCCCAATCCTCCAGCGCCGGTCGAGACGAAGCCAAAGTGCGGCAAAAACTCATCGAGACCGGCGATGTGGACATTATGATCGCTATTCGCTCCAATTTCTTTTATACCCGCACCGTGCCCTGCGAGTTGTGGTTTCTCAACCGTGACAAACCCGCAACGCTTCGCAATAAAGTGCTCATGATCGATGCACGGAACATCTATCGCAAAGTCACCCGCAAGATTTACGATTTTTCGCCTGAGCAGGAACGGAATATTCTCGCCATTGTCTGGCTCTACCGGGGGCAGACTGATAAGTACCTAAACTTGGTCGCTGATTACTGCCGAAAGATACTGGAAGAGGCCGCCGCATGCTTCAAAGCTGCCGACGCAGACGGTGAGGTCATCGAGCCGTTGCCAGGTTTCCTTGCTGCCCTCGATGTCTTGCTCACTATCCTGAAACCTTGTCTCAAGGAGCTGCCGAAAGATGGCCCTCATTCCGAGGTGAAAAAGGAACTTGATCAGGCACTGCGTGTATTTAAAGCAGATGTCACGAAGTTTGAGAAGACCTTCGCTGAACAGCAGATCGCTTGGAAAAAGCAGAAAACCGGCAACGGCACACTGAAAAGGGCTGTGGAGCGCCTCTCACCCCTTGCCGAAACTAGCCGTGACCTGATCAAGCAGACCGACATGGTTCATAAACTCGCTTCGACCCTGGTCGAAGTGGTTCAAAAAGCACCCTCACCCCAGACCTCTCCCAAAGGGAAAGGGGATAACGGCAATGTGGCAATACGCAACCAGTTGAAACAGCTTGAACAGACGCGGGCAAAAGCCGTCGAGTACCTCAAGCAGGTGCGCTACTTCTGGAAACAGGCCCGTTGGCTCACAGAACGTTTTCCCGATGCCGAACTGTGTGACATAGAGGGGCTTGTCAAGCTGGTGGACCGCTCCGATATTGAAGCCAGTGATTGGAGTCTCACTCCTGGCCGCTACGTGGGTGTTGCTCCCGAAGCGGAGGATGAAAACTTCGACTTCGAAGAAGCCCTGCGGGAGATTCATGCGGAATTGGAGGATCTGAACGCCGAAGCTGTGCAATTGGCTGAAACCATCAAACGTAAATTCCAGGGATTGGGGATATGA
- a CDS encoding YitT family protein encodes MRPLLKVLWNLFLIFIGTVIISAAIKGILIPKQFLAGGIPGLAVLIHYIFPKFPVGLIFFALNAPAFIIGWIFVNRRFFLYSLAGMSIFSAVLLWPYPVIPIHDLILSALTAGIMIGVGSGIVLRSYGTIGSLGILSVVFHKRYSIRPGTTILCFNVLLLLSAAFRFPLEMVLYTLIHLYVGRHFMNFVVFGLSQRKSIMIVSAQWKEISDNIMNELQRGVTVMPGTGGYTNQELHILYTVITFNELVRLKEFIRKSDPSAFVVVTDTLEVMGKNIGNQPHW; translated from the coding sequence ATGCGACCCTTATTAAAAGTACTTTGGAACCTTTTTCTTATTTTTATCGGCACCGTTATTATTTCGGCCGCAATTAAGGGCATCCTTATCCCCAAGCAGTTTTTAGCCGGCGGGATTCCGGGACTGGCCGTTTTGATTCACTATATCTTCCCGAAATTCCCGGTGGGGCTGATATTTTTCGCGCTTAATGCGCCTGCTTTTATCATCGGGTGGATATTTGTCAACCGACGTTTCTTTCTTTACAGCCTTGCCGGCATGTCTATATTCTCGGCGGTATTGTTATGGCCGTATCCGGTGATTCCCATTCATGATTTGATTCTGAGCGCCCTGACGGCCGGGATCATGATCGGCGTGGGCTCGGGCATCGTGCTGCGGTCATACGGGACCATCGGAAGCCTGGGCATTCTATCGGTCGTTTTCCATAAACGATATTCCATCCGGCCCGGAACTACGATTCTGTGCTTCAACGTCCTGTTGCTGCTTTCGGCCGCCTTCCGGTTTCCCCTGGAAATGGTATTATATACGCTGATCCATCTCTACGTGGGGCGGCATTTCATGAATTTTGTAGTCTTTGGTCTCAGTCAACGCAAGTCAATCATGATTGTCTCCGCGCAATGGAAAGAAATTTCCGATAACATCATGAATGAATTGCAGCGAGGGGTAACGGTTATGCCCGGCACGGGCGGATATACCAATCAGGAACTGCATATTCTTTATACCGTAATCACATTCAATGAACTCGTCCGGCTGAAAGAGTTCATTCGAAAGTCAGACCCCAGCGCCTTTGTGGTTGTGACGGACACCCTCGAGGTAATGGGTAAAAATATCGGCAATCAGCCGCACTGGTAA
- a CDS encoding restriction endonuclease subunit S, producing MSWEIISLGEFLTLKRGYDLPASKREEGNIPVVSSSGVTGHHSIAKVTGPGVVTGRYGTLGEVFFVKEDFWPLNTSLYVQDFKGNDPRFTAYVLKNILKGTSSDKAAVPGVNRNDLHTMKVTVTSVSSTINCRIEAA from the coding sequence ATGAGTTGGGAAATCATCAGCCTTGGTGAGTTCTTGACGTTGAAAAGAGGTTACGATCTCCCCGCATCAAAGAGAGAAGAGGGCAACATCCCGGTCGTTTCATCTTCTGGTGTCACTGGTCATCATAGTATCGCAAAGGTCACTGGACCAGGTGTTGTGACAGGTCGCTATGGTACGCTCGGTGAGGTTTTCTTCGTAAAGGAAGACTTTTGGCCACTGAATACATCTTTGTATGTCCAAGACTTTAAAGGCAACGACCCGCGTTTTACGGCCTATGTACTCAAGAATATTCTTAAAGGTACTTCCAGTGATAAAGCTGCGGTACCAGGTGTAAACCGCAACGACCTTCACACTATGAAAGTCACAGTTACTAGTGTCTCGTCAACCATCAATTGTCGGATAGAGGCGGCGTAG
- a CDS encoding RNA pseudouridine synthase, translated as MKIIDSKSLSISVIAAGKGWLAANKPAGVTVHNAPGRDICSLVSAFIQREPAASGQMDMDPDFGVNPVHRLDKETSGIILLAVTPAAFRFFSEQFESRQVKKQYVAILHGRLETPQLNDPWGTWRRKLAKTAGGRLSPEGAGQRQNAETRYRVLECSAHYTMVEIEPLTGRRHQIRRHAKLAGHPVVGDSRYGSRRAASYLSRNFAFHRLALHAHALTLRLPGDTVPQTLKTPAIPDQMRELFDNDRGYNKSP; from the coding sequence ATGAAAATAATCGACAGCAAATCACTATCGATATCGGTAATAGCTGCCGGGAAAGGCTGGCTGGCAGCAAATAAACCCGCCGGCGTAACGGTGCACAATGCGCCCGGGCGGGATATTTGCTCCCTGGTATCCGCCTTTATTCAAAGAGAACCGGCTGCCTCCGGACAGATGGATATGGATCCGGATTTCGGCGTTAATCCGGTCCATCGCCTCGACAAGGAAACCAGCGGAATTATTTTACTGGCCGTCACCCCGGCGGCGTTTCGATTTTTTTCAGAGCAGTTTGAATCCCGCCAGGTCAAAAAGCAATATGTCGCTATCTTGCATGGCCGGCTGGAAACCCCGCAGCTAAACGACCCGTGGGGGACATGGCGCCGGAAGCTTGCAAAAACTGCCGGCGGGCGTTTGAGCCCTGAAGGCGCCGGACAACGGCAAAATGCTGAGACCCGTTACCGGGTCCTTGAATGCAGTGCCCATTACACGATGGTGGAAATCGAGCCTCTCACCGGCCGCAGGCACCAGATCCGGCGCCATGCGAAACTGGCCGGCCATCCGGTGGTCGGTGACTCCCGCTATGGGTCCAGGCGGGCCGCAAGCTACCTCAGCAGAAATTTTGCTTTTCACCGTCTCGCTTTGCACGCGCACGCACTCACCTTGCGGCTGCCGGGCGACACAGTGCCGCAAACCCTCAAAACGCCGGCCATTCCAGACCAGATGCGGGAGCTGTTTGATAATGACCGGGGTTATAATAAATCTCCGTAA
- a CDS encoding 2-hydroxyacid dehydrogenase: MKLVFYNKLNQFWLQKIEGLRREFSHVDFITDKDRINGEIENADAIVTGELTADLLKKCRNLKMIFVPYAGPDALPFDQIKKRNIRVANVHGNAAYVAERAVAMALGFYGKLIDYHNDLKKFQWHGYWATGNVEDSWDSIEGRTCAVIGTGAIGQYIAKYLKVFSCRVIGFKKRPIKRIPDFFDEITLDLDGALERSELIFITLPLTNDTKGLFSKEILSRLNGKFLVNVGRGGVADEEGLYRALKDGILKGAAIDVWYVYPQKGKSTATPPSRFPFHELSNVILSPHLAGFTPQAARLNIEQTVENIQSYLKTGKALFEVDPEFMY, from the coding sequence ATGAAACTTGTTTTTTACAATAAATTGAATCAATTTTGGCTCCAAAAAATTGAAGGACTGCGCCGGGAATTCAGCCATGTCGATTTTATCACCGATAAGGATCGGATTAACGGGGAAATTGAAAATGCCGACGCCATCGTCACCGGAGAACTGACCGCTGATCTTTTAAAAAAGTGCCGGAATCTCAAAATGATATTTGTCCCCTATGCGGGACCTGATGCCCTGCCCTTTGACCAGATAAAAAAACGCAACATCCGGGTCGCCAATGTCCACGGAAACGCCGCGTATGTCGCCGAAAGAGCCGTTGCCATGGCGCTGGGCTTTTACGGGAAACTCATCGACTATCACAACGACCTTAAAAAATTCCAATGGCACGGCTACTGGGCCACCGGAAATGTGGAGGATTCCTGGGATTCCATTGAGGGGCGGACATGCGCGGTGATCGGGACCGGCGCCATCGGACAATATATCGCAAAATATTTAAAGGTATTTAGCTGCCGGGTAATCGGTTTCAAAAAGCGTCCCATCAAACGCATCCCGGATTTTTTTGACGAAATCACCCTTGATTTAGACGGGGCTCTTGAACGGAGCGAGCTCATCTTTATCACCCTGCCCCTGACAAATGACACTAAGGGGCTGTTTTCCAAAGAGATTCTGTCGCGCTTAAACGGAAAATTTCTGGTCAATGTGGGCAGGGGCGGGGTTGCGGATGAAGAAGGCCTTTACCGCGCGCTGAAAGACGGCATTCTAAAAGGAGCCGCCATCGATGTCTGGTATGTCTATCCGCAAAAAGGCAAATCAACGGCCACGCCGCCGTCCCGCTTTCCGTTCCATGAACTTTCCAATGTGATCCTCTCCCCGCATCTTGCCGGGTTTACCCCCCAGGCCGCGCGCCTCAACATTGAACAGACTGTTGAGAATATCCAGTCCTACCTGAAAACCGGAAAAGCCCTGTTCGAGGTTGATCCCGAATTCATGTATTAA
- a CDS encoding flavodoxin family protein, with protein MKTVCVLGSPRANGNSNAIAKHFCDRIESLGAEVQTFALNKLTYHGCQACMACKTKLDRCVLDDDLTRVLDAVREADLLVMATPVYFGDITCQLKGFVDRMFSFFTPDYRTSSVKSRLAPGKKLVFIQVQGRPDESKFADIFPRYGEFWDWYGINERYQIRSWGIRELGEIAKDKDVFRKAEDVADRVMQTQD; from the coding sequence ATGAAAACTGTCTGCGTATTGGGAAGCCCGAGAGCCAACGGAAACAGCAATGCCATTGCCAAGCACTTCTGCGACAGGATTGAAAGCCTCGGCGCAGAAGTACAGACGTTCGCCCTGAACAAACTGACCTACCATGGCTGCCAGGCCTGCATGGCCTGCAAAACAAAACTGGACCGGTGCGTCCTCGATGATGATCTGACCCGGGTGCTGGATGCCGTCCGTGAGGCTGATCTGCTGGTCATGGCAACGCCCGTCTATTTCGGAGACATCACCTGCCAGCTCAAAGGGTTTGTGGACCGGATGTTTTCTTTTTTCACACCGGATTACCGGACAAGTTCAGTCAAAAGCCGGCTGGCTCCGGGAAAAAAACTTGTCTTTATCCAGGTCCAGGGGCGTCCCGATGAAAGCAAATTCGCCGATATTTTCCCGCGCTACGGCGAGTTCTGGGACTGGTACGGAATTAATGAGCGATATCAAATCCGGTCCTGGGGCATTCGAGAACTGGGAGAAATTGCAAAGGATAAAGACGTTTTCAGAAAGGCCGAAGACGTCGCCGACCGGGTCATGCAGACGCAAGATTAA
- a CDS encoding transposase: protein MKLEISVPEVVSIFKEIQRQPENIFEMIRVEIKESVGQYLTKMMDLERTEFLGRQWYEHAQGDVNHRNGSYSRNFTLKGIGAVKV from the coding sequence ATGAAACTGGAAATTAGCGTACCAGAGGTTGTAAGTATTTTCAAGGAAATCCAGCGGCAGCCGGAGAATATTTTTGAGATGATTCGCGTGGAGATCAAAGAGAGCGTCGGTCAATACCTGACCAAGATGATGGATTTGGAGCGCACCGAATTTCTTGGGCGGCAATGGTATGAGCATGCTCAGGGAGATGTGAATCATCGTAATGGTTCCTATTCTCGCAACTTCACATTAAAAGGTATTGGCGCTGTCAAGGTTG